Sequence from the Trichocoleus sp. FACHB-46 genome:
TTACATTACGAGGCCGAGCGTAGCGACGATCGCGGTTATCTTGGCGATCGCGGTGATAGCCACCCACCACCACTCGGCTACCCTGAGGACGACGAATTTGCTTAAACATAACTAGTACTCCTAAATTTTTAGCGAGATCCGCGAAATGGTGACAGCGCCCTGTGTTACACCCAGCTATTGCATCCGATCGATCGTCCGGTACTGAATCGCCTCTGCTACATGCTGGGTTTGTAGTTGTTCGTCTCCAGCTAAATCTGCGATCGTGCGAGCGACTTTCAAGATGCGATCGGTAGCTCTAGCAGAAAGCCCAAGCTTGCGGATTGCTCCTTCCAAGATGTTGCGGGCTGCGTCATTGAGTACGCACCACTTTCTTAAGTGACGGCTCTGCATATCGGCGTTGCAGCGCAGGCTGGGTTCTACCTCAAATCGGACTTGGGCGCGATCGCGAGCTACTTGCACTCGTTCCCGCACATTGGCTGAAGCTTCGCCCAAGGGTTGCCGTGTGATTTCTTCCGGTTTCAAACGATTCACTGCTACTTGCAGGTCAATGCGGTCCATCAGCGGGCCAGAGAGTTTGGCCCAATATTGCTCTCGCTGGCGGGGCGAACAAGTGCAAGGCTGAATCGTGTCGCCAAAGTAGCCGCAAGGACAGGGATTGGTGCTGGCAACCAAGGTGAACTGGGCGGGAAAAGATACTGACTGCCGCGTGCGAGAAATTGTGACATGCCCGTCTTCTAGCGGCTGCCGCAAAAACTCCAACACGTCTCGCTTAAATTCTGTTAATTCGTCAAGAAACAAGATCCCTCGGTGAGCGAGTGAGATTTCCCCAGGTCTAGGAAAACTCCCGCCGCCCACGAGCGAGGGGCCAGAGGCAGAATGGTGCGGACTGCGAAAGGGGCGATCTCTAACCAAAGAACCTCGTTCTTTGAGCAAGCCCGCAACCGAATGAATCTGAGTGACTTCGAGTGATTCGGCGAAAGTTAATGGCGGTAAAATCCCAGGCAAACGACGAGCCAGCATGGTTTTACCGCTACCGGGAGGGCCAACGAAAACTAAGTTGTGACCACCCGCTGCGGCAATTTCCAAGGCGCGACGGGCATGAGCTTGACCTTTGACCTCGTTTAAGTCTTGTCCGGTGTAACGCGATCGCGCTAGTGCTGCCTGACCATCGACTTGCACAGGCTGATACTGCTCAGGCTGGTTCAGGAAGTTTCCCACTTCTGCTAAATTCTGAAAGCCGTAGACTGCTAAACCTTTGACTACCGCTGCTTCGGGGGCATTGCCCGCAGGTACGACTAGGCCTGTGATTCCCATTTGTTGCGCGGCAGCCGCGATCGGTAATACACCAGCCACAGGTCTGAGGCTACCGTCCAGCGAGACTTCCCCTAGAAACAAATAATCGCCCAACAGTTCTGCACTCACCTGCTCAGAGGCAGCCATGATTCCCACACTAATGGGCAAATCGAAGCTGGGGCCTTCTTTTCGCAGATCGGCTGGTGTGAGGTTAATCACAATCTTTCGCATAGGGAAGGCGTAGCCCGCGTTTTTTAGGGCTGCTTTGACTCGTTCCCGCGACTCCTGCACTTCAGTGCCAGGTAAACCTACCAAGACAATGCCTGGGAGCCCACCGGAGACATCCACCTCGACTCCAACCTTCACCGCATCAATCCCGACGAGGGATGCACTCCAAATCCTGGCCAGCACTCGGTCATACCTGAGACTTCTAGCCGTAGAATGCCCGCGATCGCCTATACACCAACATGCTCGGGTTCGCCTTTACTAACGATTGAAAACACTTGCTATTTACTAGCCAGATTGATTCAGTCACTCAAATTCGAGGATTCTTCATTCTGATGTTGCGATCGCCCCTTAAAATTGCAGCTAACCTCAAGAAATTCTGGCTATGAGCGAAACAGACACGATTTTTGGCAAAATTATCCGCCGCGAAATTCCAGCGGATATTGTTTATGAAGACAACTTGGCCCTTGCCTTTAGAGACGTGAATCCGCAAGCGCCTGTCCATATCCTGGTGATTCCCAAAGAGCCGATCGCCAAGCTTGCAGATGCAGAATCGCAGAATCATGCATTGATGGGGCATTTATTACTAACTGTAAAGCGCGTGGCAGAGCAAGAAGGCTTAGCAAACGGTTACAGAGTTGTAATTAACAATGGGGAAGATGGGGGTCAAACCGTTCCCCATCTGCATTTGCACATTCTCGGCGGGCGACCGCTGGCCTGGCCTCCCGGTTAATCGCTCTAACTGGCGATAGAAACATGAGAAAACTACTTTACAAAGCTCAACAAAGTGATTAATCTATAGATCAAGTGGGGTTCGCCCT
This genomic interval carries:
- a CDS encoding histidine triad nucleotide-binding protein, giving the protein MSETDTIFGKIIRREIPADIVYEDNLALAFRDVNPQAPVHILVIPKEPIAKLADAESQNHALMGHLLLTVKRVAEQEGLANGYRVVINNGEDGGQTVPHLHLHILGGRPLAWPPG
- a CDS encoding YifB family Mg chelatase-like AAA ATPase; this translates as MLARIWSASLVGIDAVKVGVEVDVSGGLPGIVLVGLPGTEVQESRERVKAALKNAGYAFPMRKIVINLTPADLRKEGPSFDLPISVGIMAASEQVSAELLGDYLFLGEVSLDGSLRPVAGVLPIAAAAQQMGITGLVVPAGNAPEAAVVKGLAVYGFQNLAEVGNFLNQPEQYQPVQVDGQAALARSRYTGQDLNEVKGQAHARRALEIAAAGGHNLVFVGPPGSGKTMLARRLPGILPPLTFAESLEVTQIHSVAGLLKERGSLVRDRPFRSPHHSASGPSLVGGGSFPRPGEISLAHRGILFLDELTEFKRDVLEFLRQPLEDGHVTISRTRQSVSFPAQFTLVASTNPCPCGYFGDTIQPCTCSPRQREQYWAKLSGPLMDRIDLQVAVNRLKPEEITRQPLGEASANVRERVQVARDRAQVRFEVEPSLRCNADMQSRHLRKWCVLNDAARNILEGAIRKLGLSARATDRILKVARTIADLAGDEQLQTQHVAEAIQYRTIDRMQ